From the Equus asinus isolate D_3611 breed Donkey chromosome 9, EquAss-T2T_v2, whole genome shotgun sequence genome, the window GATGGTGACGTTGTACTCTGGAGTCTGCTCTCGGTCCAAGAATCCATCTGTTACCAGCTTGTAGTAATTATTattagaagaagaaatcttgaaaggAACCCCTCTTCCTACATTACACTTGActtctccattttctccaaaATCCCGATCCCGTGTTTTGAAGATGGCAACAACCATTCCTGGAAGAGAATCCTCCAAAATCTCATCAGAGAGAGAAGTGATGATTATTTCTGGGCTGTTGTCGTTTTCGTCTAGGATTTCTATGATTACTTTACATTGGGTCGAGAGACCACCTCCATCCTTTGCTTCCACTTCCATGGTGTATCTTTCTATATCCTCAAAATCCAATGACTGGTTATTCTTAATCATACCTGTTTTCTCATCCAATGAGAACATGTGTCTTGTACTCTGAGCGGTGCTCCTGAAGTAGTAGTTTATTTCGGCATTGACACCCTCGTCCTGGTCAGTGGCTGTCACCTGCAACACGGAGGACCCAGGGAGCAGATTTTCACTAACACTGATTCTATATTCGTCTTTGCTGAACACTGGCGAGTTATCATTGGTATCCTTGACAAAGATTTCTATTTGAGCAGTGGCACTTCGTGGCGGGTCCCCTCCATCCAAGGCAGTCAATATCAAGTGATGAAACGGCTGCTCTTCCCGGTCTAGAGGTTTCTCCAAAGATAACTCTGGATATTTGCCACCATCGGAATTAACTCTAACCATTAATGAGAAATAAGGGTTAGAATTTATCTGATAATCTTTAATCGAGTTCATGTTTATATCAGGGTCAGTGGCAGGGTCAAGGGATAGTCGTGCACCTGGGGATACAGACTCAAAAATTTCtaaatgtatttcctttttatcAAATTGAGGGGCATGGTCATTAATATCCTCAACAACCACAACGATATGAAAGATATTTAAAGGATTTTCCACCACGGCTTCCAACTGCAATTCACATCTTCTTCTCCCTTTGCATATCTGCTCACGGTCTATTCGGTCCTTCACAAGTAGCTCCCCGCTCTCCGCGTCTACGCTGAAAAGCAGCTTCTCTGCGCTAACTCGCAGCTTCCGAGCCGACACATCCAGGACACTGAGCCCTAGATCCTTGGCGAGGTTCCCGACCACCGAGCCCTTGGCCAGCTCCTCAGGAATCGAGTAGCGGATCGGTTCGGAGAGCGCGGGGTAGAACAAAGGCAGCAGGAAGGGAATCAGTACCTGCCGCGGGCCGGCCGGGCGCCTCCGCGCGCAGCTCCCTCCCATTGCGCGCTCCAGTTCTCGCTCGGTCCCAGTCTTTCTGGAAAGCCGAAGAAACTGCAATTTACGGCCTCACTGGAAGAGCATTCGGCCCAGGACAGGCGGAATTGGGAATCCTTGTATGCTGGTCAGTGTGCGCAGCCGAGAGCCTCAGCGTGTgaatgtttccttctttctgtgttGGCTGCGCAGGAAATCCCAGGCTAGAGGCTTAGGTATCCCGGGCGTCAGCGCTTGCCCTGCACTGGCCGACAGCGGCGCCCAGAGGCCCTATGTGGAACCGCAGTCTGACATTTTCGTCTTGAATCCAGTTTATCTCCAGAATATttatacagaatatatatattGCTCTTCGAAAATGCAGTTATATAATATCCCTAAATTTTAGCTTTGCCATAGTATTACAGCGGATGCCTATATACTTAGTGTTTTCAAGaaatttattatggaaaatttcaaacttatACAAAAGTAGGGAGCATTATTATTCAATCTTTATATACCCATCACCCAACTGAAAAAGTGATCAACACAGGTCATCTTTGTTTATATATTGCACTCCctcattattttgaagcaaatctgaGATATTTTAATTAACTCTAAGATGAGACATCAAGATGAGCAAGAATTTTATCTTTAAGCCTGTTATGTAATCTGTTACCAATGTACAAGTTCTACGTAGCTTAAGAAAACTAGAATAGAGCATTTTCCACACTCTTCCCAGTCATCCATCCGGTGAGCCTTGTGTTCTATTTTTAAAGGCAAGTGACATTTTTATTGTAGAGAATAGTAGTTACCTACCGTGACATACAGGCCTTCATCAATATATATATTAGGTGTTTTCCAAATTAgctcatattttaatatttatgaatacTAAGTACTAGAGGTTACTTACCAggacagaaattttaaatgagaGTTTTCCTATTACATGGCTAAAAATATGACCCTGAAGGATGCTTTACTTTTTTCCTACCAGcttaaggaagaaagagcatttgaaataattatactGTATGCATATCACAATGGATTTTCACACATGTTAACATTTATATTCTTATAAGTAAAACAAcataaattccaaaaataattgtaaagacaagtaaaataaaatcattctctATTTCCATAGAAATGCCAGCAGTCATCAATGATCATGGATCCCATTCTTAGCATTGACTTTTGAGTCAACTTCAAGCTTATTTTCAGTCTTCTGGAATGTCATTTATTACTTAAAACAATGCtacatttaaaatcaaattaaataacacattatTCTTTTCCTTATAGCTAAAAGCCAGTAAAATATTCTTAGAAACTCCATAGCAGTCTCCAAGAATATTTTCCTAAGCTGTCTCCCATATCCACATTTATTTCTAGCCTCAAAGTTGGAGAATTGAGCCATAAAAAATATACAGttgaagaataattttaatttcccttgtTTTGTTGTCTCACAGCGTTCAGTCTCAGAAACCCCTCTTTAGCAATCATAAACTATAGGAAAGAAGAGTTTTAAACTATCAATAACTCGACATTATAGCATTAGGAAATTAAAATCTTAGAGGATATGGTAACAGGGGATGTTAAAATTCTtactattaaaagaataaaaagttccTTACTAGGGTTTGGAAATACACGATAATCGAAGTTTGAATCTTTCTTAGAAATAATCGCTAAAAGCAAACAATTTCTACAAGCATGTGATCTGAAAAACATCACCTCAAAGGGGTATTGTCCTGTCATAGAAACAGAAGAGCAGAATCAGTAGATCCAGGCTTTCAGCTGTTTCTCCAAGAAGAATGCATTTGCTGTCTCATTAATTTACCCCTACAAAAATAGTATTGACTGTAGGAATGTTTTTAGGGTAAGATTTTCACAATGGGGCCATTAGaggtaacaataataataaatttcagGAATGGAAAACCAGCCCTAAGGATTAGTAGTGAACCATGGTAACCAATCAAGCAACCCACCCCAAAAGCCCCTGTCAATGCAGGAGAATGAGAGTGGCCCCAGGGGAAGGTTTACATTGACCACAGGTTAATTATTATTTGAAAGTGAAAATTACATCAGCCATGTAACCCATAAACGCCTCCAATAGATGTTAGAGCAAAAATTAGGCCCAGTGAAAACTTAAATGGTCAGAAATATGTTAATATGAACTTATCCTACCTTAAGTGCAAACACTCAAAGAGAAAACCAATGGTaatagaaagcaaaggaaaaactgaaCTCACTGGAACCAAAGGAGTGTCTTCTATAGGAAACTTGGAATCATCTGAAACGCAtaaagcctcatttttctcacagCTCTCCTGGCTAACGAGCGTGTCGGCATAGTTGGGATGGGGGAAGATCACGTGACTCTTCCGCGAGTCCTCAGTGAGGGAGATTTCCCCGGAATAGGTCTGAAGGAAAGCCCGCACCCCGTCCACGCCCACAAAGTGAGAAGCAGGCATGCCAGCCAATCCGATCCTCTCAGCCTGAAACTGACTTGAGGTGCGCCAGCGCCGCAGCCTCAGTGCCAGCAACACTATGACAAAGGCGAGGAAGATGCAGGAGACCGCGGCCACAGCCACAACCAGGTACAGTGTGAGGTCTGAATCATCCGGGTTGGCCGAGGGTTCGAAGCTGCCCAGGTCAGCCAAGACGTCTGGGATGCTGTCAGCCACGGCTATGGTGAGCGTGACGGTGGCTGAGAGAGGGGGCTGGCCATGGTCCTGGACGGCCACCACCAGGCTCTGCTTGAGTGCATCTCTGTCCAGCAGGGCCCGCGCCGTGCGCACCTCTCCCGTGTGCAGCCCCACCGTGAAGAGCCCTGGCTCACTGGCCTTGAGCAGGCGGTAGGACAGCCAGGCATTCTGGCCTGAGTCTCGGTCCACCGCCACCACTTTCGTCACTAGATAGCCGGGCTCTGCGGAGCGGGGCGCCAGCTCCACGCCCGTGGAACCgtcggtggggagggtggggtacAGAATCTCGGGCGTGTTGTCGTTCTGGTCGAGTACAAACAAGCTCAGTGACACGTTGCTGCTGAGTGGAGGGTCTCCGCTGTCACTTGCCCTCACCTGCATTTGAAGATTTCGAAACTGCTCATAGTCGAAGGAGCGCAGCGCGAATAACTCGCCGGTGTCGGAGTTGATGGAGACGTAGGATGAGAGAAGCGCCCCATGGATGGTGTCCTCGGCCAAGGAGTAAATAATTCGGGCGTTCTCGTTGCTATCAGGATCACGAGCTGTCACCGAAAAGATGGCGGTGCCTCTAAGGTTGTTCTCAGGGAGGTAGACTGAGTAGGAGGTTTGAGAGAAGGAGGGTGGATTGTCGTTGATGTCGACCACGTGCAGGGTGACGTGAATTTCTGAGGACAGGGGCGGCGTTCCTCTGTCAGTTGCAGTCACTGTGATGTTATATTCAGAGTTTTCTTCTCGGTCAAGAATTTGAGCTGTCAACAATCTGTAATAATCTTCTATCGACTTTTCTAATTGAAAAGGTAGGCTCTCCTGGATGGAACAGACAACTTGGCCGTTCTTCCCGGAGTCTCTGTCGTGAGCATTGAAAAGAAGGATTACTGTTCCTGGAGGAGCATCTTCCCTCACTGGGCTAAACAGAGATGTCATGATCACTTCCGGTCTATTGTCATTTACATCTTCCAGCGAAATGAGCACTTTAGTCCGCCCCTTCAATCCCCCACCATCTTCAGCTTGTATTTCCATTTCATAAAATGCACACTCTTCATAATCTAGATTCTTTGCTGTTGATATTTCCCCAGTGTTTTCATTAAGCTCGAATAATGGAGATTGTTTTTCACTAATTTTCCAGAATTTATACGCCACTCTTCCATTGGCTCCCTCATCCGGGTCGCTAGCTCTTACAGTAAGCAGACGGGTGCCCTGGGGCACGTCCTCTGGGACTTTCACTCGGTAAATCGGTTGAGCAAAAACAGGGGCATTGTCGTTTGTATCCAACACTGTCACCTGGATGTGCACTGTACTGGAACGACGCGGATCGCCGCTGTCGGAGGCGGTGAGGACCAGGTGGTGAGCAGCCTCTTCCTCACGGTCCAGGGCCCGCTCCAGCACCAGCTCTGGGTTTATAGTTCCGTCGTCTCCAGTTTGCACGTCCAGGGAGAAGTGGTGACTGGGGCTGAGCTGGTAGCTCTGCAGGGAATTCAAGCCCACATCCCGGTCAACAGCCTCTGGGAGTGGATAACGCGTTCCAGGTGCAGCGATTTCGTTAATTTTTACTTCCAGATTTTCGGTCTGGAATTTTGGGGCATTGTCGTTTATATCAGTTACTTCTATTTCTATTCCATAAAGCTGCACTCTGTCTTCAACCAGGACTTTAAAGTTCACCAGACACCGCGTGCTCTGAGCGCAGAGCTCCTCCCGGTCTATTCTGCCCGCGGTGACCAAGCTGCCGCTTCGCGGGTTCAGAGCAAAGAGCTGCGTCCTACCTCTGGAGACGATGCGGACTCCGCGCTCCGCCAGCTCCCggggctccagccccagctccttAGAGATATTCCCCACGA encodes:
- the LOC106836957 gene encoding protocadherin gamma-A9 isoform X9, with the protein product MAAPRNRPHHTALVLLCLFLGRLWEIRASQIHYSVPEETEKGYIVGNISKELGLEPRELAERGVRIVSRGRTQLFALNPRSGSLVTAGRIDREELCAQSTRCLVNFKVLVEDRVQLYGIEIEVTDINDNAPKFQTENLEVKINEIAAPGTRYPLPEAVDRDVGLNSLQSYQLSPSHHFSLDVQTGDDGTINPELVLERALDREEEAAHHLVLTASDSGDPRRSSTVHIQVTVLDTNDNAPVFAQPIYRVKVPEDVPQGTRLLTVRASDPDEGANGRVAYKFWKISEKQSPLFELNENTGEISTAKNLDYEECAFYEMEIQAEDGGGLKGRTKVLISLEDVNDNRPEVIMTSLFSPVREDAPPGTVILLFNAHDRDSGKNGQVVCSIQESLPFQLEKSIEDYYRLLTAQILDREENSEYNITVTATDRGTPPLSSEIHVTLHVVDINDNPPSFSQTSYSVYLPENNLRGTAIFSVTARDPDSNENARIIYSLAEDTIHGALLSSYVSINSDTGELFALRSFDYEQFRNLQMQVRASDSGDPPLSSNVSLSLFVLDQNDNTPEILYPTLPTDGSTGVELAPRSAEPGYLVTKVVAVDRDSGQNAWLSYRLLKASEPGLFTVGLHTGEVRTARALLDRDALKQSLVVAVQDHGQPPLSATVTLTIAVADSIPDVLADLGSFEPSANPDDSDLTLYLVVAVAAVSCIFLAFVIVLLALRLRRWRTSSQFQAERIGLAGMPASHFVGVDGVRAFLQTYSGEISLTEDSRKSHVIFPHPNYADTLVSQESCEKNEALCVSDDSKFPIEDTPLVPQAPPNTDWRFSQAQRPGTSGSQNGDETGTWPNNQFDTEMLQAMILASASEAADGSSTLGGGAGTMGLSARYGPQFTLQHVPDYRQNVYIPGSNATLTNAAGKRDGKAPAGGNGNKKKSGKKEKK